The DNA region CCGCCGCGTCTAACAGCTTGACGTTGCCAAATTCCTGTACGACAGACAACGGCAGCACTGAAAACCCGATCATCCGCTTCCACGCTCGGACGAATGATTCGTCGGGCGCCTCCACGAGGATGCTGCGATACAAAGGCAGTTTGGAGAAGATGCTCTGTGCGTCTGTTTCGGTCGAGATGAGCGTCGTGCAACTGTCGGACGGATCAAAAGTAGAGGGCCACCACATCCCTACGGGCGTGTCTATGTCGAGCGCGGAATATTGCGTGAGAATGAATGTCACCGATCCCTGCGGGCACGAACGGGTCGGCGCGAGCGTCGTGTAGGTGAACTCGACACGATGTCCCATCGTCTGACGCTCGTCGAGGACCAATGGATCCAGCTCCTGATGCGACTCCTGAAGCTTATAGTTGGGCGCTTGCGCTGTGGCGGAGACTGTCGGTGAAGGACTAGTCGCTGGAGCCGCTTTGACGATACTGTATGTCCGTCTTGTGAGATTGAGAAAGATGATTTCATGAAGATCCGCGCGGTGGATCGCGGCCGTCATCGCGATCGGGTCATCGACACGCGTCCAGTCGCCGAGATACGAAAATCTGTACAAACTCGTGAAGACCGGCTCGTTAATCGCACCCGGCGATAGGTTGCCTTCGACGTCGTATGCAGGCATCGGGTACACATCCGTCGGCTTGACCTGAACCATGAGCGCCATTCGATGCGCTTGAAATGATCCTGGGGGCAACGGCGTCGCACCGGGGCCGCGCCACTCAATCCTGTCAAACGCGACTCCGACTTGGTCTGCCTGTGACAGAGCCGGAACGAGGGTCAGCGCGATGAGGGCAGCGATCACGCCCCGTGGCATCGCTAGCCCACCACGATGTTCAGCAGCTTGTCGGGCACGAAGATCTTCTTGCGCACCGTCTTGCCGTCGAGCTGTGCGCTCACTGTCGGAACGACGCGCGCCAGTTCGAACACGGCCTCCTCGGCCGATCCTGGTGCCGCTTCGACTGTGCCGCGATGCTTGCCGTTCACCTGGATCACGAACGGGATCAGCGTGCGCACCAGCGCCGCTTCCTCGTACGCCGGCCACGGCTCCAGATGGATGCTTTTCGGCTGACCCGCGCGTTCCCACAGCTCCTCGGTGATGTGCGGCGCGAACGGCGCAAGCAAGAGCAGCAGCCCGCGCAGACCTTCCGCGAACGTCGGCGAGGTGGATGCATCTGGATGCGCAGCTGCAAACGCCTCAAGGTCGTTAAGCAGCGTCATGATCGCCGCGACGCAGGTGTTCACGTGCATGCGGTCACCGATCTCGTTCGTCACCTGTTTGATCTTCGAGTGGATGCTGTAGCGCAGCTCGATATCGGCGCCGCCGTTCGGGGCGTTGCCCTTGGGCGAATCGCGCAACGCGTCGATGTGCGTCAGCACGAGCCGCCAGACGCGGCTCAAGGTACGCGTGGCCCCGGCGATCCCCGTGGTGGACCACGGAAAATCAGTGTCCGGCGGGCCCGCGAACATCTCGAACAGGCGCAACGCGTCAATGCCATAGCGGTCGGCGGTCTCGTCGATGCCGACGACGTTGCCGCGCGACTTGCTCATGCGCTCGTTGTTCGCGCCGAGGATCAAGCCCTGATTGAAGAGCCGCGTGAACGGCTCGTCCTTGGGCACCATGCCCTCGTCGTTGAGCACCTTATAGAAGAAGCGCGCGTACATCAGATGCATGACCGCATGCTCGGCGCCGCCGATGTAATGGTCCACCGGCGCCCAATGGTCCGCGGTCGTCTTGCTCCATGGCGCGTCGCCGTCGTGCGGGCTCAGATAGCGTAGAAAATACCACGACGAGTCCATGAACGTGTCCATGGTGTCGGTCTCGCGCGTGGCCGGACCGCCGCAGATCGGACACGTCGTGTTGACGAACGACGGCACATGCGCGAGCGGGCTGCCCTGCACGCCGGTGAAAGGCGCGTCATACGGCAGCAGCACCGGTAGTTGGTCTTCGGGCACCGGCACCAGTCCGTGTTCGGGGCAATTGACGAACGGGATCGGCGCGCCCCAATAGCGCTGGCGCGAGACGAGCCAATCGCGCAGCTTGTAGTTGACGGTCTGCTCGCCGATGCCGCGCTCGATCAGCTCTTCGGCGATCGCCCGGCGCGCTTGTTCGCTCGTCAATCCGTCGAACGCGCCGGAGCGCACCAGCACTCCATCCTCGATGTTCGGTTTCTCGCGCGCGAGGAACTTCGGATCGGCCTGCGGCACCACCACGGTCTTGATGTCGAGTCCGTACTTGCGCGCGAATTCGAAATCTCGCTCGTCGTGCCCGGGCACGCCCATGACCGCGCCGGTGCCATAGCTCGAGACGACGTAGTTCGTGACCCAGATCGGCACGCGCTCGCCCGTGAGCGGATGCTTGGCATGCGCGCCGGTGAACACACCGAGCTTCTCCATCAGCTGCGTGCGTTCGAGTTCGCTCTTATCGGCGACCCCGGCGATAAACTCGCGCACGCGCGGCTCTTCCGGCCGCCCGGCGATGAGCTGCTCGACAAGCGGATGGTCGATCGCGATGGCGATGAAGGTGACGCCGAAGACGGTGTCCAGCCGCGTGGTGAACGTGCTCACCGATGCGTTCGAGCCCGGCAGCTCGAACGAGAACGTGACGCCTTCACTGCGCCCGATCCAGTTGCGCTGCATCGTCTTGATGCGCTCGGGCCAGTCGGGCAGGCGGTCGAGGCCCTCGAGCAGCCGATCCGCGTACGAGGTCGTCCTGAAGAACCATTGGTTGACCAGGCGCTGCTGCACCGGTGTGCCGCAGCGCCAACACACGCCGCCCTCGGCCTGCTCGTTGGCCAAAATGGTCTCGTCCTTGGG from Candidatus Eremiobacteraceae bacterium includes:
- the leuS gene encoding leucine--tRNA ligase, yielding MPAAEIPPYEPQAIEPKWQRIWEERGQNEIREDPSRPKFYLLEMLPYPSGDLHVGHARNYTLGDVVGRFRRMRGFNVMHPMGWDAFGLPAEAAAIQRGIHPADWTETNIANFRRQFRKLGVAYDWTREIDTSSPEYYRWTQWLFLLMYRKGLAYKKEAPVNWCPKDETILANEQAEGGVCWRCGTPVQQRLVNQWFFRTTSYADRLLEGLDRLPDWPERIKTMQRNWIGRSEGVTFSFELPGSNASVSTFTTRLDTVFGVTFIAIAIDHPLVEQLIAGRPEEPRVREFIAGVADKSELERTQLMEKLGVFTGAHAKHPLTGERVPIWVTNYVVSSYGTGAVMGVPGHDERDFEFARKYGLDIKTVVVPQADPKFLAREKPNIEDGVLVRSGAFDGLTSEQARRAIAEELIERGIGEQTVNYKLRDWLVSRQRYWGAPIPFVNCPEHGLVPVPEDQLPVLLPYDAPFTGVQGSPLAHVPSFVNTTCPICGGPATRETDTMDTFMDSSWYFLRYLSPHDGDAPWSKTTADHWAPVDHYIGGAEHAVMHLMYARFFYKVLNDEGMVPKDEPFTRLFNQGLILGANNERMSKSRGNVVGIDETADRYGIDALRLFEMFAGPPDTDFPWSTTGIAGATRTLSRVWRLVLTHIDALRDSPKGNAPNGGADIELRYSIHSKIKQVTNEIGDRMHVNTCVAAIMTLLNDLEAFAAAHPDASTSPTFAEGLRGLLLLLAPFAPHITEELWERAGQPKSIHLEPWPAYEEAALVRTLIPFVIQVNGKHRGTVEAAPGSAEEAVFELARVVPTVSAQLDGKTVRKKIFVPDKLLNIVVG